Proteins encoded in a region of the Gemmatimonadaceae bacterium genome:
- a CDS encoding PadR family transcriptional regulator — protein sequence MLTDELKKGSAEFLVLSLLEAEPRHGYELQKLIEARSHGVLVFHVASLYPLLYRMEDRGWIAGRWIEKAGERRRRFYKLTAAGREALQTQRASWREFVTAINRVAGVRYA from the coding sequence ATGCTCACTGACGAATTGAAGAAGGGGAGCGCCGAGTTTCTCGTCCTCTCGCTGCTCGAGGCTGAGCCGCGGCATGGCTACGAGCTTCAGAAGCTCATCGAGGCGCGCTCCCATGGCGTGCTCGTGTTCCACGTCGCCTCGCTCTATCCGCTGCTCTATCGGATGGAGGACCGGGGCTGGATCGCCGGCCGATGGATAGAGAAGGCGGGCGAGCGGCGGCGCCGATTCTACAAGCTCACGGCCGCCGGTCGTGAGGCCCTCCAGACGCAGCGGGCGAGCTGGCGCGAGTTCGTGACCGCCATCAACCGCGTCGCGGGGGTGCGCTATGCGTGA
- the trpS gene encoding tryptophan--tRNA ligase: MSQQRGVVLTGDRPTGPLHLGHYAGSLRTRVSLQWDHEQTVLIADLQALTDQSGRAWDVRQHVFDVALDYLAVGIDPSVTTIALQSAIPELAELTILYLNLVTVARLERNPTVRTEIELRELARALPAGFLAYPVSQAADITGFRATLVPVGEDQLPMIEQTNEIVRRLAHLAGRPILQECRALLSDTPRLPGVDGRKASKSLGNAIRLSAPPDEIRAKINAMFTDPEHLRVSDPGRVEGNVVFAYLEAFDSDRDAIADLEAQYRKGGLGDVALKRRLDDTLQELLAPIRTRRAEIARDPAEVFETIRRGSQRARDVVSSVLSEVRAAFHLHDLKTR; the protein is encoded by the coding sequence ATTAGTCAGCAAAGAGGTGTCGTCCTGACCGGCGACCGTCCGACCGGGCCTTTGCATCTCGGCCATTATGCCGGATCGCTTCGCACTCGCGTGTCGCTCCAGTGGGATCATGAGCAAACGGTGTTGATCGCAGATCTACAAGCGCTCACTGATCAATCCGGTCGGGCCTGGGACGTTAGGCAGCACGTGTTCGACGTCGCACTCGATTATCTGGCTGTCGGAATCGATCCTTCCGTCACGACCATCGCGCTCCAGTCTGCGATCCCGGAGCTTGCCGAGCTTACGATCCTCTATCTGAACCTGGTCACCGTCGCGCGCCTCGAGAGGAACCCAACCGTCCGGACCGAGATCGAGCTTCGCGAGCTGGCGCGCGCTCTGCCCGCGGGTTTTCTCGCTTATCCTGTGAGTCAGGCGGCCGACATTACAGGTTTTCGAGCCACTCTCGTACCAGTTGGCGAGGACCAGCTTCCGATGATCGAGCAGACGAACGAGATCGTGCGCCGACTCGCTCACCTCGCCGGTCGTCCGATACTCCAAGAATGCCGAGCGCTCCTCTCTGATACACCGCGCCTGCCCGGAGTCGATGGGCGCAAGGCCAGCAAGTCACTCGGAAACGCGATCCGGCTCTCCGCTCCGCCCGACGAGATTCGCGCGAAAATCAATGCGATGTTCACGGACCCTGAACACCTTCGCGTCAGCGATCCAGGCCGTGTCGAGGGAAATGTCGTCTTTGCCTACCTCGAGGCCTTTGACTCGGATCGCGACGCGATTGCTGACCTCGAGGCGCAGTATCGGAAGGGCGGACTCGGGGATGTAGCTCTAAAGCGTCGTCTCGATGACACACTGCAGGAGCTCCTTGCACCGATCCGGACACGCCGTGCGGAGATCGCGCGCGATCCGGCAGAGGTCTTTGAGACCATCCGCCGCGGGAGCCAACGGGCCCGCGACGTTGTGAGTTCAGTACTCTCTGAAGTCCGAGCCGCCTTTCATCTCCATGACCTGAAGACGCGCTAA
- a CDS encoding HAMP domain-containing sensor histidine kinase, with amino-acid sequence MFLRGLPVTKKAWSVVAGTLAVFLLATLLGSVLGPALETRGIMRDLVAITTVIEPARVLSWRLESGLAMEYSALQGYALSGDTTLLYRYRTIANADARRLTSLEQLAPKLGPEAVVDAAAVRRRIIKWQDLNRVLLEDHLARADFAAAARMQRLARDSIIDEIDRFPARLSVEAATRLEEVRGHEWSGLFVNAALVFVALAAMLGVAALTLRERHLAAILQNRLEEESALRRELERVMRSRQRLMRGFSHDVKNPLGAADGYAELLGHGIYGEVTSAQGATIERIRRSIHGALSLIEDLHELARAETGNIVLRRQTVNLGELACAIGEEYRGAANASGLSLDVEVAADLTTIETDPMRLRQIVGNLLSNAIKYTKSGSVNLRVRAGLSLSPGGGDDWAEFDVVDTGPGIPADKRDVIFEEFSRLGTSDKPGAGLGLAISKRLAEALGGCISVESEFGHGSTFTLRIPIRVSEDLDPALASAGHPSAAVDEPREGLTVLS; translated from the coding sequence ATGTTTCTTCGAGGTCTGCCTGTAACTAAGAAGGCATGGAGCGTCGTGGCGGGGACGCTCGCGGTGTTCCTGCTCGCGACTCTCTTGGGCTCCGTTCTTGGGCCAGCGCTCGAGACGCGAGGCATCATGCGAGACTTGGTCGCGATCACGACCGTCATCGAGCCCGCGCGAGTCTTGTCGTGGAGGCTCGAGTCCGGACTGGCGATGGAGTATTCGGCGCTGCAGGGATATGCGCTCTCCGGCGACACAACACTGCTTTATCGGTATCGCACGATCGCAAACGCGGACGCGCGTCGCCTAACGAGCCTAGAGCAACTGGCGCCCAAGCTTGGTCCCGAGGCGGTCGTCGATGCGGCGGCCGTGCGTCGCCGAATCATCAAGTGGCAGGATCTCAATCGTGTGCTGTTGGAAGATCACCTCGCGCGAGCGGATTTTGCGGCCGCAGCCCGTATGCAGCGACTAGCTCGTGATTCGATCATCGACGAGATCGACAGATTCCCAGCGCGACTATCGGTCGAGGCAGCGACACGGCTCGAGGAAGTTCGCGGGCACGAATGGAGCGGTCTGTTCGTCAATGCCGCGTTGGTGTTCGTCGCGCTCGCCGCGATGCTCGGCGTCGCCGCGCTTACGCTTCGCGAGCGACACCTCGCCGCCATACTTCAGAATCGCCTCGAGGAAGAATCCGCTCTCCGGCGCGAGTTGGAACGAGTGATGCGAAGCCGCCAACGTCTGATGCGGGGCTTCAGTCATGACGTGAAGAACCCGCTTGGTGCCGCCGATGGGTATGCCGAGCTATTGGGGCACGGTATCTACGGCGAGGTGACCTCCGCACAGGGCGCGACCATCGAGCGTATTCGCCGCTCGATCCACGGTGCGCTCTCCCTAATCGAGGATCTGCACGAGTTGGCTCGCGCCGAGACTGGCAACATCGTGCTCCGTCGGCAGACCGTGAATCTCGGAGAACTCGCGTGCGCCATCGGTGAGGAGTACCGAGGCGCGGCAAACGCAAGCGGGTTGTCGCTCGACGTCGAAGTGGCTGCGGACCTCACGACTATCGAAACCGATCCAATGCGTCTGCGACAGATCGTCGGGAACTTGCTGTCAAATGCGATCAAGTACACGAAGTCCGGTTCGGTCAATCTCCGCGTTCGAGCGGGCCTATCACTTTCGCCCGGAGGCGGCGACGATTGGGCAGAGTTCGATGTGGTTGACACCGGCCCCGGCATACCCGCGGATAAACGGGACGTGATCTTCGAGGAATTCAGTCGGCTTGGCACGAGCGACAAACCCGGTGCCGGTCTCGGGCTCGCAATCAGCAAACGCTTGGCCGAGGCGCTCGGCGGATGCATCTCGGTTGAAAGCGAGTTCGGTCATGGTTCGACGTTCACGCTCCGGATTCCCATACGGGTATCGGAGGACTTAGACCCGGCTTTGGCGTCAGCAGGCCATCCGAGCGCGGCAGTCGACGAACCTCGCGAAGGACTCACGGTGTTGTCGTGA
- a CDS encoding FAD-dependent oxidoreductase, whose product MNDTPSPLPGPDLTRGVSLSRIPDGSILQGHAHGEPVVLARRGEEFFAIGAFCSHYGAPLADGLVVGDTIRCPWHHACFNLHTGEALRAPALNAISCWYVEQRDGIVYVGESLPLAGPPLSPAASGTPESVVIVGGGAAGNAAAEMLRREGYSGRITMLSADASIPCDRPNLSKGYLAGAAPAESNSLRSLEFYREQHIDLRLNARVGRIDTATHEVILTDGSRHPYDALLLATGAEPVRLDVPGSDLPHVHYLRTLAEGEALLSKALVSQQAVVIGASFIGLEVTASLRARNIAVHVVAPGTVPMERILGADVGKFIRRLHERNGVTFHFGTAVASIDERGVTLKTGERLAADLVVVGIGVRPSISLAEEAGLAIDRGIVVDEHLETSTPGIFAAGDIARWPDPLTGERIRVEHWVVAERQGQTAARNIVGRPEQFDAVPFFWTEQYDFSLAYVGHAERFDEAKLDGQLNAVAQDCTITYRLGGRKLAVAFVHRDLEGLRAEVEFEMATRGEHHEEKIQGRRSRDVELRSGRRPRDDHQSAHQGC is encoded by the coding sequence ATGAACGACACACCTAGCCCCCTCCCCGGACCGGATCTCACCAGGGGCGTTTCGCTATCGAGAATCCCCGACGGTTCGATCCTTCAAGGGCACGCACACGGCGAACCGGTCGTCCTTGCACGGCGCGGTGAGGAGTTTTTCGCGATCGGTGCTTTTTGCTCTCACTACGGCGCTCCACTCGCGGACGGCCTGGTCGTCGGTGACACCATTCGTTGTCCTTGGCACCATGCGTGCTTCAACTTGCACACGGGCGAGGCCCTTCGCGCTCCAGCACTCAATGCCATCTCGTGCTGGTACGTCGAGCAGCGGGACGGCATTGTCTATGTAGGCGAGAGCCTGCCTCTTGCGGGACCACCACTGTCACCAGCCGCGTCTGGAACACCGGAATCAGTCGTGATCGTCGGTGGTGGTGCAGCGGGTAACGCGGCGGCGGAGATGCTCCGCAGGGAGGGCTACTCTGGCCGCATAACGATGCTGAGCGCGGACGCGTCTATACCTTGCGACCGACCGAATCTTTCCAAGGGGTATCTCGCCGGCGCAGCTCCGGCGGAATCAAATTCTCTTCGATCGCTCGAATTCTATCGAGAGCAACACATCGACTTGCGGTTGAATGCGCGTGTGGGGAGGATCGACACGGCGACCCACGAGGTCATTCTCACGGACGGCTCTCGCCATCCGTATGATGCGCTGCTTCTCGCGACCGGCGCTGAGCCCGTGCGCCTCGATGTCCCAGGCAGCGATCTACCGCATGTGCACTACCTGCGCACGCTCGCCGAGGGCGAGGCTCTGCTCTCCAAGGCCTTGGTCTCGCAGCAAGCAGTGGTGATCGGCGCGAGCTTCATCGGCCTCGAGGTAACGGCATCGCTTCGGGCCCGGAATATCGCCGTCCATGTGGTCGCTCCGGGCACCGTGCCGATGGAAAGGATTCTCGGAGCGGACGTCGGGAAATTCATCCGCCGACTGCATGAACGGAACGGCGTGACATTCCATTTCGGCACCGCAGTTGCCTCGATTGACGAGCGAGGCGTCACGTTGAAGACGGGAGAACGTCTCGCAGCCGATTTGGTCGTCGTGGGCATCGGCGTCCGGCCGTCGATTTCCCTGGCCGAAGAGGCCGGACTCGCCATCGATCGGGGCATCGTCGTGGACGAGCACCTGGAGACCAGCACACCAGGGATTTTCGCGGCCGGTGACATCGCACGCTGGCCGGATCCGCTCACCGGCGAACGGATCCGAGTGGAGCATTGGGTGGTGGCCGAGCGCCAAGGACAAACTGCAGCCCGTAACATCGTTGGGCGACCAGAGCAGTTCGACGCCGTGCCGTTCTTCTGGACAGAGCAGTATGACTTCAGTCTTGCGTACGTTGGTCACGCCGAACGCTTTGACGAGGCCAAGCTCGACGGTCAACTCAACGCTGTCGCACAGGACTGCACGATTACCTATCGTCTCGGTGGCAGGAAGTTAGCTGTGGCCTTCGTTCACAGAGATCTGGAAGGCCTACGTGCCGAAGTCGAGTTCGAAATGGCAACGCGAGGCGAACATCATGAAGAAAAGATTCAAGGTCGGAGATCACGTGACGTGGAACTCAGAAGCGGGAGACGTCCGAGGGACGATCATCAAAGTGCACATCAAGGATGTTGA
- a CDS encoding DUF2945 domain-containing protein, translated as MKKRFKVGDHVTWNSEAGDVRGTIIKVHIKDVDYKGHTHHASNDEPQYEIKSDTTDHIAMHKGAALKRTKG; from the coding sequence ATGAAGAAAAGATTCAAGGTCGGAGATCACGTGACGTGGAACTCAGAAGCGGGAGACGTCCGAGGGACGATCATCAAAGTGCACATCAAGGATGTTGACTACAAAGGCCACACGCACCATGCAAGCAACGATGAACCGCAGTATGAGATCAAGAGCGACACGACTGACCACATCGCCATGCACAAAGGCGCGGCTCTCAAAAGGACAAAAGGCTGA
- the gap gene encoding type I glyceraldehyde-3-phosphate dehydrogenase: MTTKVAINGLGRIGRAILKLVIDEPSFDLVAINDLVEVENLAYLLRFDTVYGRYSKSVEVDGDKLVVGGREVRTLTQRDPARLPWKDEDVEVVFECTGALTRREDLEKHVHAGARVVLLSAPSKGADVETVVHGANKASESSAIISCASCTTNCITPIVEIIGRRIGFAKAMMTTVHAYTASQSVVDGPNKRFRRGRAAAANLVPATTGAAEATTRALPAYAGRFDGIAIRAPIPVGSIADITFVTSRTTTVDEVNGILSEEAETERYVGVLGVARDPLVSSDIIGDPRASVVDLDLTKVVDGDLVKVMSWYDNEWGYANQMVREAVSLTQHLAARST; encoded by the coding sequence TTGACTACCAAAGTCGCCATCAACGGCCTCGGACGCATCGGACGTGCGATTCTAAAGTTGGTAATCGACGAGCCATCGTTCGACCTTGTAGCAATCAACGACCTTGTCGAAGTCGAGAATCTGGCTTATCTGCTTCGCTTCGACACGGTCTATGGACGCTATTCGAAGTCTGTGGAGGTCGACGGCGATAAGCTGGTGGTCGGAGGGCGCGAGGTGAGGACACTGACTCAGCGCGACCCAGCGCGGCTGCCCTGGAAAGACGAGGACGTCGAGGTCGTATTCGAGTGTACTGGGGCGTTGACGCGACGTGAGGATCTCGAGAAGCACGTCCACGCTGGGGCACGCGTTGTCCTCCTATCAGCTCCGTCCAAAGGCGCAGACGTGGAGACGGTTGTCCATGGTGCGAACAAGGCCAGTGAGAGCTCCGCCATCATCTCTTGCGCGAGCTGCACGACCAACTGCATAACGCCAATCGTCGAGATCATCGGCCGGCGCATTGGCTTTGCCAAAGCAATGATGACGACGGTTCACGCCTACACCGCTTCCCAGTCAGTGGTCGACGGACCGAACAAGCGGTTCCGTCGCGGCCGGGCTGCGGCGGCGAACCTCGTGCCAGCCACGACGGGAGCCGCAGAGGCGACGACGCGTGCGCTGCCAGCGTACGCGGGACGCTTCGACGGAATCGCGATCCGGGCACCGATTCCTGTAGGATCAATCGCCGACATCACGTTTGTCACTTCGCGAACGACGACGGTCGACGAGGTGAACGGGATCCTTTCCGAGGAAGCCGAAACCGAGCGCTATGTCGGCGTCCTTGGCGTCGCCCGTGACCCGCTTGTCTCGTCGGACATCATCGGTGATCCGCGCGCATCCGTGGTCGATCTCGATCTCACCAAGGTCGTCGACGGAGACTTGGTGAAGGTCATGAGCTGGTACGACAACGAGTGGGGATACGCAAATCAGATGGTTCGCGAGGCGGTCTCTCTGACTCAGCACCTTGCCGCACGAAGCACATAA
- a CDS encoding carboxymuconolactone decarboxylase family protein, protein MEAARRLATTCQKIYLKKPAVIPERSLSASSPFLHSVAVRLYTEHWNMLGFHFDGSGDRHDARWKSSRQLVGQGEPLKGRGPSAIVTTSASGRCRNANGCIRSHTAAALRKGATSEEIMEAIWVAAEMRAGGAYAHSVLALDVIAHDEVGKSRKPENGAIDAARATEGSAH, encoded by the coding sequence ATGGAAGCTGCACGACGATTGGCAACGACATGCCAAAAAATATACCTCAAAAAACCTGCGGTCATTCCTGAACGAAGCCTCTCGGCATCTTCACCCTTTCTTCATAGTGTAGCGGTTAGGCTCTACACCGAACACTGGAACATGCTTGGCTTTCACTTCGACGGATCAGGAGATCGTCATGACGCACGGTGGAAATCATCGCGGCAACTCGTCGGGCAAGGCGAGCCACTCAAAGGACGTGGCCCATCAGCGATCGTGACCACATCTGCGAGTGGGAGATGTCGGAACGCGAATGGCTGTATCCGCAGCCACACGGCTGCCGCTTTGCGCAAGGGAGCGACGTCCGAGGAGATAATGGAAGCCATCTGGGTCGCGGCCGAGATGCGCGCGGGCGGCGCGTACGCTCATTCGGTCTTGGCACTGGATGTGATCGCGCACGACGAGGTAGGAAAGTCCAGGAAGCCCGAGAACGGAGCCATCGATGCCGCCAGGGCAACGGAAGGAAGTGCACATTGA
- a CDS encoding GAF domain-containing sensor histidine kinase, giving the protein MSLPIVVQLPSTQERLKQLVTATSALITEVSLHGVLQRAVQVSAQVIGTRYAAIGVLASDGRTLEHFTTYGVDSELAARIGAPPRGHGILGLVIRDGKPIRLPDLTKHPDSLGFPPHHPPMRSFLGVPILGNRGVLGNLYLAEKTDGETFTEEDEDIATLLAANTAAAVENARHHEESARLLAEVQQLHRTRERFFAMVNHELRNALAAVYGWSERLVRKKDPATVPRAALEVLDSAQQAVALINDLLDLSRLDEDRLKPIIRAEEPTSLADRSLRRVTPAAELKHVTLQLVSAPNLPSCATDASRVEQILINLLANAIRYAPEESVVRVSVSAGDRRIVYRVEDEGPGVPSDDVERIFDIYVTKPGEESRGLGLGLPLSRRLAQLLGGELYAVSRSGKGGCFVLEVPAATVK; this is encoded by the coding sequence ATGTCGTTGCCAATCGTCGTGCAGCTTCCATCCACACAGGAGCGCCTCAAGCAGCTCGTGACAGCCACCTCGGCGCTCATCACAGAGGTGTCCCTCCACGGTGTGCTTCAGCGCGCGGTGCAAGTCTCGGCACAAGTCATCGGGACACGCTACGCGGCCATCGGTGTTCTCGCGTCTGATGGGCGGACGCTGGAGCACTTCACGACCTACGGCGTCGACTCCGAGCTGGCGGCTAGGATCGGTGCGCCGCCGCGTGGCCACGGCATCCTCGGTCTCGTGATTCGAGACGGGAAACCGATCCGGCTGCCGGATCTGACCAAACATCCCGATTCCCTTGGATTTCCCCCACACCACCCACCGATGCGTTCGTTCCTCGGCGTTCCGATTCTCGGAAACCGTGGTGTGTTAGGGAACCTTTACCTTGCCGAGAAGACCGACGGTGAGACGTTCACCGAGGAGGATGAGGACATCGCGACTCTGCTGGCGGCAAATACAGCTGCGGCAGTCGAGAATGCCCGCCATCACGAGGAGAGTGCTCGCCTGCTCGCGGAAGTGCAGCAGCTTCACCGCACACGTGAACGGTTCTTCGCCATGGTGAATCACGAGCTCCGAAACGCATTGGCTGCGGTCTACGGTTGGTCCGAGAGGCTCGTACGCAAAAAGGATCCGGCGACGGTTCCTCGCGCGGCTCTCGAGGTGCTGGACTCGGCACAACAGGCGGTGGCCCTCATCAATGATCTGCTGGACCTGAGTCGGTTGGATGAGGATCGCCTAAAGCCAATCATTCGGGCGGAAGAGCCGACATCCCTTGCCGATCGGTCCTTGCGTCGTGTGACTCCCGCTGCTGAGCTAAAGCACGTCACGCTCCAACTTGTTTCCGCCCCCAACCTTCCAAGTTGCGCGACCGACGCCAGCCGCGTTGAGCAAATTCTCATCAATTTGCTCGCCAATGCTATTAGGTATGCGCCTGAGGAGAGCGTGGTCCGTGTTAGTGTCTCCGCAGGTGACCGTCGCATTGTCTACCGAGTCGAGGATGAAGGCCCCGGCGTGCCCTCTGATGATGTGGAACGAATCTTTGATATCTATGTGACGAAACCGGGCGAGGAGAGCCGCGGACTTGGCTTAGGTCTGCCGCTCTCCCGGCGACTCGCCCAATTACTCGGCGGCGAACTCTACGCTGTGTCGCGGTCCGGGAAGGGAGGCTGCTTCGTTCTGGAGGTTCCTGCGGCCACGGTAAAATGA
- a CDS encoding response regulator transcription factor: MRVLVVEDDRKVAGFIEQGLREEGYAVDVARDGEEATMFAHVNEYDVILLDVVLPKKNGFQVAMELRSEGRNTPILMLTSRDAVEDIVRGLDAGADDYLAKPFPFDELLARIRALVRRGGAERLDVLRYDVVALDRLRHVATANDRPLDLTPKEFQLLEYFLQHPEEVVRRTTLLEKVWDMRFDPESNVIDVHIKNLRRKLAEATGEPLLANIRGVGFSLRRRRDSKEVRVTP, from the coding sequence ATGAGAGTCCTTGTTGTCGAAGACGACCGGAAAGTTGCCGGGTTTATCGAGCAGGGGCTGCGCGAAGAGGGATACGCCGTGGACGTCGCTCGAGACGGCGAGGAGGCGACGATGTTCGCGCACGTCAATGAATACGACGTCATCCTCCTCGATGTCGTGCTTCCGAAGAAGAACGGCTTTCAAGTCGCAATGGAGCTCAGGTCCGAAGGGAGGAACACCCCAATCCTGATGCTCACATCGCGCGATGCCGTCGAGGATATCGTGCGCGGGCTAGACGCGGGCGCTGATGATTACCTGGCGAAGCCGTTTCCGTTCGACGAGCTGCTCGCTCGTATCAGGGCGCTTGTCCGGCGCGGTGGTGCCGAGCGCCTTGATGTGCTGCGCTATGACGTGGTCGCCCTGGATCGGCTGCGCCACGTCGCGACAGCGAATGATCGGCCACTCGATCTCACGCCGAAGGAGTTTCAGCTCCTCGAGTATTTCCTCCAGCACCCCGAGGAAGTGGTGCGTCGTACGACGCTTCTCGAGAAAGTATGGGACATGCGGTTCGATCCCGAGAGCAACGTGATCGATGTCCATATCAAGAACCTGCGCCGGAAGCTCGCTGAAGCGACGGGCGAGCCCTTGCTCGCGAATATTCGGGGCGTGGGGTTCAGCCTCCGTCGCCGCCGCGACTCGAAGGAGGTCCGAGTAACGCCATGA
- a CDS encoding PAS domain S-box protein: MTTSILEAELFALLEQTADAAYTVTDGGEICSWNGAAEELFGYSASEVARRNVDEVLEARDALGTRALAGGFDAPTRRTNGTSPGIENFDLEVRVRDGRRIWVNVSTIVFDNHRTGRRLFVRLAHDISQRRRKEELLNQVMEIAQSLVRLTDDPSEHAPVEPLSEQERRILKLFSDGGNPAAIADRLSISAQTLRNHLHHINRKLRTHNRLEAVTHAQKRGLIE; the protein is encoded by the coding sequence ATGACTACGTCAATCCTCGAAGCAGAGCTGTTCGCCCTGCTCGAGCAGACCGCCGATGCCGCCTACACCGTCACCGACGGCGGCGAGATCTGCTCCTGGAACGGGGCAGCTGAGGAGTTGTTCGGTTACTCCGCGAGCGAGGTAGCACGCCGTAACGTCGACGAGGTGCTCGAAGCACGCGACGCGTTAGGTACCCGGGCGCTCGCCGGGGGCTTCGACGCACCGACTCGTCGTACCAATGGAACGTCCCCTGGTATCGAGAACTTCGACCTCGAAGTACGTGTGCGCGATGGCCGCCGAATCTGGGTGAACGTTTCGACGATCGTCTTCGACAACCATCGAACGGGCCGCAGGCTCTTTGTGCGTTTGGCGCACGACATCAGCCAGCGCCGCCGCAAGGAGGAGTTGCTCAACCAGGTGATGGAGATCGCCCAGAGCCTCGTTAGGCTCACCGACGATCCCTCCGAGCACGCACCAGTCGAGCCGCTTTCCGAGCAGGAGCGGCGCATTCTCAAGCTCTTCTCGGACGGCGGCAACCCCGCGGCCATTGCGGACCGACTGAGTATCTCCGCCCAAACGCTCCGCAACCATCTTCATCATATCAACCGCAAGCTCCGAACACACAACCGCCTCGAGGCAGTGACCCACGCGCAAAAGCGGGGGCTTATCGAATAG